A window of the Henckelia pumila isolate YLH828 chromosome 3, ASM3356847v2, whole genome shotgun sequence genome harbors these coding sequences:
- the LOC140888351 gene encoding putative F-box/FBD/LRR-repeat protein At5g22610 encodes MEDRISHLPDHLLHDILSLLSNEAAAKTSILSKHWNSVWNSFPILVFDEYEFSKNHRKVKANFCDSVDRTIQRRYENSIFTERLDISIYHGGMGLKHLDSWIDCALTKLKLSHLIFVIRGNQIRNGDGQEYVLPQCVWNSQWLRVLKLTGCVFSGSINTIGIGFSLRKLSLESVRIDETTFHHMISSCFGLEDLQISECVGFKVLNVVGLKRIHTVGLFLLGDQSVFVESPGLQFLGFQGGSSNPERIIEACILKKLEKIHLFKTDISELDKFIAEFPWLENLWMSECKLKESFSVSSGSLMSFSLIYCDNVKHIVIDACCLKQFRYGGRNRLGITWVAASDKVEIHHIHGRISFDIIAMFLVNLPFSKSWTIIYDESSSNWIAPVPGKGFSLDIEQLRIKIMNWRGERSSILIVKELLRMGRRPSSALIELQNGKEEALASFMKIDFLHHPPGELDEGRRVIKRNCLCGDSSCWRCCLGEVHISRSLHAMSDRDERQLVDFLKGNALRLKKIIFVESKVDDIHSQEFDCCLAPQMKIKGPPRHLVFRFPSYMDYFNLYTLHCACKSEN; translated from the coding sequence ATGGAAGACAGGATATCCCACTTGCCCGATCATCTTCTACACGACATATTGTCCTTACTTTCGAACGAAGCCGCCGCAAAAACAAGTATCTTGTCCAAACACTGGAACTCCGTGTGGAATTCGTTCCCCATATTGGTTTTTGACGAATACGAGTTCTCCAAGAATCACAGGAAAGTGAAAGCAAATTTCTGTGACTCGGTGGACCGCACAATCCAGCGTCGTTATGAAAACTCTATATTTACTGAAAGATTGGATATTAGTATCTACCACGGAGGAATGGGTCTAAAACACCTTGACTCGTGGATAGACTGCGCCTTGACCAAGCTGAAGTTGAGCCACTTGATTTTTGTGATCCGTGGTAATCAAATAAGGAATGGAGATGGGCAGGAGTATGTTTTGCCACAATGTGTCTGGAATTCACAATGGTTGAGGGTTTTGAAGTTGACGGGTTGTGTGTTTTCGGGTTCGATTAATACGATTGGAATCGGGTTTTCTCTTAGGAAACTTAGCCTTGAGAGTGTTAGAATTGATGAGACTACTTTTCATCATATGATATCTTCTTGTTTTGGTTTGGAGGATCTTCAGATAAGTGAGTGCGTAGGTTTCAAGGTGTTGAATGTTGTGGGTTTAAAAAGAATTCATACCGTTGGCTTGTTTTTGTTGGGTGATCAATCTGTTTTCGTCGAATCCCCGGGCCTccagtttcttggttttcaggGAGGTTCTTCCAATCCAGAACGAATAATCGAGGCTTGTATTTTAAAGAAACTCGAGAAGATACATCTGTTTAAGACGGATATATCTGAGCTTGATAAATTCATTGCGGAGTTTCCATGGCTTGAAAATTTGTGGATGAGCGAATGTAAGTTGAAAGAAAGTTTCAGTGTTTCAAGTGGAAGTCTTATGAGTTTTTCATTGATATATTGCGACAATGTGAAGCATATTGTGATTGATGCTTGTTGCTTGAAGCAATTCAGATATGGTGGTAGGAATCGATTGGGCATCACTTGGGTAGCAGCTTCAGATAAAGTTGAAATTCATCATATTCATGGCAGGATTAGCTTCGACATAATAGCCATGTTTCTCGTTAATTTGCCATTTTCTAAATCTTGGACGATTATTTATGATGAGTCCAGTTCAAACTGGATCGCACCAGTGCCAGGAAAAGGTTTCTCATTGGATATTGAGCAGCTGAGGATAAAGATAATGAACTGGCGTGGTGAACGATCGAGTATACTGATTGTGAAAGAGCTTCTGCGAATGGGACGTCGACCGTCTTCTGCTTTAATTGAATTACAGAATGGCAAGGAGGAGGCTCTTGCCAGTTTTATGAAGATCGATTTCCTCCACCACCCACCCGGGGAACTTGATGAAGGCCGCCGGGTGATAAAGAGAAACTGCCTCTGTGGCGATTCGAGCTGCTGGCGATGCTGTTTGGGAGAAGTTCACATTTCTCGGAGCTTGCATGCTATGAGTGATAGAGATGAAAGACAATTGGTGGATTTTCTCAAGGGTAATGCTTTACGTttgaagaaaattatttttgtggaATCCAAGGTCGATGATATTCATTCTCAAGAATTTGATTGTTGTTTAGCTCCACAAATGAAAATCAAAGGGCCTCCACGTCACTTAGTTTTTAGGTTTCCATCATATATGGATTATTTCAACCTATACACTCTTCATTGTGCTTGTAAGAGTGAAAATTAA